A stretch of the Mesorhizobium sp. Pch-S genome encodes the following:
- a CDS encoding GMC family oxidoreductase yields the protein MADTPKPIDCDVLIIGSGPSGAVFARRAAEAGMSVVCLEQGDWVDYAKAISDRPGFELTASRDWQYVPTKRDNSGDFPISVDQSDIVPLYWNGVGGSSISWAANWMRNLPSDFRVRTLDGVADDWPISYEDLMPHYARTEREFVVSGVAGDPMYPGQDELLPPVDLTKAGRLVAAAQNRLGWHWWPGTNAIATVPRNGMEPCQQRTACMWGCVEKAKASTDRTHWPALLGQGVRLVTNARATRIEIDRNGLARGAVYVDRNTGKEHLAKAAIVVVAANGVGTPRLLLSSRRPGREDGIANSSGLVGRRLMLHPTAAVVGLFDAPLESYRGAWGQVAYTLQFYETSRDRDFVRGSKWSLQPTGSPAQIARRWPWGDENQLWGESFHEEFARRFGRSVSWGIICEDLPDTENRIELDTTATDDTGMPGVKIHYRTGENSKRMLKFMAERARESLVEAGAYRTVTAPQSRESGWHILGTARMGDNPQDSVVDRHGRAHDIANLYIVDGSVWPTSAGVNPTATIAAFASWSAAHVVANRASQRMAS from the coding sequence ATGGCAGACACGCCAAAGCCGATCGACTGCGATGTCCTGATCATCGGATCCGGGCCGTCCGGAGCGGTGTTCGCCAGGCGTGCCGCGGAAGCAGGCATGAGTGTGGTCTGCCTCGAACAGGGCGACTGGGTCGACTACGCCAAGGCCATTTCCGACCGACCGGGATTCGAACTGACCGCTTCCCGTGACTGGCAATATGTGCCGACGAAACGCGACAATTCCGGCGACTTTCCGATCTCGGTCGACCAATCCGACATTGTCCCACTCTATTGGAACGGTGTCGGCGGGTCGTCCATTTCCTGGGCCGCCAACTGGATGCGCAACCTGCCCAGCGATTTCCGTGTCCGCACTCTGGACGGCGTCGCGGACGACTGGCCGATTTCTTATGAAGACCTGATGCCGCATTACGCGCGCACGGAACGCGAGTTCGTCGTGTCAGGCGTCGCCGGCGACCCGATGTATCCGGGACAGGACGAGTTGTTGCCGCCGGTGGACCTGACGAAGGCGGGACGCCTTGTCGCTGCGGCCCAGAACCGGCTCGGCTGGCATTGGTGGCCCGGCACCAACGCCATCGCCACCGTCCCGCGCAATGGCATGGAGCCTTGCCAGCAACGCACCGCCTGCATGTGGGGTTGTGTCGAAAAGGCGAAAGCTTCAACCGATCGCACCCACTGGCCGGCATTGCTTGGCCAGGGCGTGCGATTGGTTACCAACGCGCGCGCGACCAGAATAGAAATCGACCGGAACGGACTGGCGCGAGGCGCGGTCTATGTCGATCGAAACACCGGCAAGGAACATCTCGCCAAGGCAGCGATCGTTGTCGTCGCGGCCAATGGCGTCGGCACGCCTCGCCTGCTCCTGTCGAGCAGACGCCCGGGGCGAGAAGACGGCATCGCCAACAGTTCCGGTCTCGTCGGCAGACGGCTGATGCTGCACCCCACGGCAGCTGTCGTCGGCCTTTTCGATGCACCGCTGGAAAGCTATCGCGGCGCCTGGGGCCAGGTCGCCTACACACTGCAATTCTACGAGACATCCAGGGATCGCGACTTCGTGCGCGGATCGAAATGGAGTCTGCAGCCGACGGGCAGCCCGGCCCAGATCGCACGCCGCTGGCCCTGGGGAGACGAGAACCAGCTGTGGGGTGAAAGCTTCCATGAGGAGTTCGCCCGCCGTTTCGGCCGTTCGGTCTCCTGGGGCATCATATGCGAAGATCTGCCGGATACTGAAAACCGGATCGAGCTGGACACCACGGCGACGGACGACACCGGCATGCCGGGCGTGAAGATTCACTACCGGACCGGCGAGAACTCGAAGCGCATGCTGAAGTTCATGGCCGAGCGGGCAAGGGAGTCATTGGTCGAGGCCGGCGCCTACCGCACCGTCACAGCACCACAAAGCCGCGAATCCGGCTGGCACATCCTCGGCACGGCAAGGATGGGCGACAATCCGCAGGACAGCGTTGTCGACCGCCATGGCCGCGCCCATGACATAGCCAATCTCTACATCGTCGATGGCAGCGTCTGGCCGACTTCGGCCGGCGTCAACCCAACGGCCACCATCGCCGCCTTTGCGTCCTGGAGCGCCGCCCATGTCGTCGCCAACCGCGCAAGCCAGAGGATGGCGTCATGA